The region TGATTTTGCTCAAACAATAGGCAACAATTCATGTGTTTTAGTTGTAGGGGAACGAAGAGTGCAATACCTTCCGGTGTAAAATGTGTCGCCGAGAAAAATGGCTCCCAGGAAGGCGGCAATAGCAATCCCCAAAGGCTTGAACATGGCAGCAAATACAGGGCCTTTCATTTTTATGCACCATGTTAGCACAGAAAAGACCACCGCACTTCCACAGATACCCTATGATAAGAAGTTCAACTTAGCAGATGACTAAACTTAAAAGCTAGTCATATTGTGATCACATTTGTGGAATTGAGACTGAGAAAATGTTGTGCTTACTGAATAGAGAACAGAGATGAGCTCAATATCAGGTGTTAGTGCCCAGATACTTGAATCTTCTCCCACAATTAAAGTAAGTAATGCACACTGAATGGTTCCAAAGAAGTAATAATAGAAGAGAATGGTTATCTTTGATGGGTACCTTTCAAGAATTGCTGCCTTCAATAGTTGGCGAAACATAAATCAGTTCCATAAAAGCTTTTGggtagaaaaaaaatgaagagcAGAGAATTAGATGGGAACATATGTGAATCCAAACCAAGTAGTTTTTATAAGATTGCATTTACCTGACCAATATTCCATATGGAAAAAGATAAACTAGCAACTACAAGGAAAAGGCTTCCTTCAATCCAATTACTAGTTGCTCTCAAAATCTTGGGGGCAGAAGATGGGTTTAATGGATAAGAAGTATTTTGTCCAGAATGAGACAATAAAGCCAGAATTGCTGGGCCTTTGTATATGATGATGACCAGTGCTCCAGAGATTGAAACCAGAGTGCCCATGACTTTGATCTGGCCTTTTGAgcatctcaagtccaacttttcCATTCTAGaccaaacaaaacaaacaaacctTGTAACCTTACTAAAATTATGTTCTTTAACCTTCAAATTCATTATGTTTTGAAAAGTACCCAGATTCCCAAagattgtaaaaaaataaaatatattggaCTTTCCCATCTCCTTATTTCTCTTATCTTCCTCTCTAATCAATAAATAAGTACCTGAAGAAAACAGCAAGGATGAATGTGAAGGCCGGAGCCAGGTTACTCATAGCTGATCCAAGTGTTGGGGAGCTGTAGCTTACACCAGCAAATACACAATTTTGCAAGAGAGTTATCCTGAAATTTTTAtaataagaattaaaaaaaaaaatcccattgTGCGGATGAGTTTATTTTGCTAAATTGGGTAAGGAAAAAAACCAAATTAAAGAGAAGAAAGGCCACTTACCCAGCAAAGCTAAGGAGGAAGAAtttagagagaagagagaaactgAGTGGTGGTGGTGTCTTCTTTCTGTGAcatataagaagaaaagtccattAACACATTTTAGTGGTTCTGGTCATGAAAGAAAATTAGCATAATTTATGAAGTGAAAAACCAAAATTAGCATAATTG is a window of Humulus lupulus chromosome 4, drHumLupu1.1, whole genome shotgun sequence DNA encoding:
- the LOC133830382 gene encoding WAT1-related protein At4g15540-like isoform X2 encodes the protein MNRVQDREREREREMGMTPWLEDLVPFAAMVMVECLDVGLTTLSKAAMTKGMNHYVFVVYSNALATIIFLPLFIFQRKKTPPPLSFSLLSKFFLLSFAGITLLQNCVFAGVSYSSPTLGSAMSNLAPAFTFILAVFFRMEKLDLRCSKGQIKVMGTLVSISGALVIIIYKGPAILALLSHSGQNTSYPLNPSSAPKILRATSNWIEGSLFLVVASLSFSIWNIGQCALLTLIVGEDSSIWALTPDIELISVLYSGICGSAVVFSVLTWCIKMKGPVFAAMFKPLGIAIAAFLGAIFLGDTFYTGSVIGAILIVIGFYGVIWAQSVEGKAENHGVANGLQQASPQTPLLESQTHV
- the LOC133830382 gene encoding WAT1-related protein At4g15540-like isoform X1; the protein is MNRVQDREREREREMGMTPWLEDLVPFAAMVMVECLDVGLTTLSKAAMTKGMNHYVFVVYSNALATIIFLPLFIFQRKKTPPPLSFSLLSKFFLLSFAGITLLQNCVFAGVSYSSPTLGSAMSNLAPAFTFILAVFFRMEKLDLRCSKGQIKVMGTLVSISGALVIIIYKGPAILALLSHSGQNTSYPLNPSSAPKILRATSNWIEGSLFLVVASLSFSIWNIGQAAILERYPSKITILFYYYFFGTIQCALLTLIVGEDSSIWALTPDIELISVLYSGICGSAVVFSVLTWCIKMKGPVFAAMFKPLGIAIAAFLGAIFLGDTFYTGSVIGAILIVIGFYGVIWAQSVEGKAENHGVANGLQQASPQTPLLESQTHV